In Deltaproteobacteria bacterium, one genomic interval encodes:
- a CDS encoding VOC family protein — MSASKHGTFSWCELLTTDVEGAKKFYAELFGWTMESVTHECDDGEEPVHYNLVKVDGTEIGGIMAVPAQAQGMPPAWGAYVTVDDVDAASVKVQDLGGRIIVPLQDIPDVGRFCVIQDPQGAALTLITYLPGHE, encoded by the coding sequence ATGAGTGCGTCGAAGCATGGGACCTTCAGTTGGTGCGAGCTGCTCACCACGGACGTGGAGGGGGCCAAGAAATTTTACGCGGAGCTTTTCGGGTGGACGATGGAATCGGTGACTCACGAGTGCGACGACGGTGAGGAGCCCGTCCATTACAACCTGGTGAAGGTGGACGGGACCGAGATCGGCGGCATCATGGCCGTTCCGGCGCAGGCCCAGGGGATGCCGCCGGCCTGGGGGGCCTACGTGACGGTGGACGACGTCGACGCGGCCTCGGTCAAGGTGCAGGATCTCGGAGGGAGGATCATCGTCCCGCTCCAGGACATACCGGACGTGGGCAGGTTCTGTGTCATCCAGGACCCCCAGGGCGCCGCGCTGACCCTGATCACCTATCTGCCGGGGCACGAATAG